In Burkholderia sp. WP9, a genomic segment contains:
- a CDS encoding DUF4239 domain-containing protein, producing MSEVGSTVVIFALLLIATGVGVWVRPLLPEEHKAHETVQLIQLVIGMLVTFAALVLGLMTASAKSSFDTASNDLRAYAADLIEFDTTLRQYGADTDPARHLLRQYTAAAIASTWPGETPPTGEYPKDIGSQDNSQKLENVRLGDMLTAVGRELRQLRTHDPLQQRALDDGLAQYRRVVDARWKIIEEAHSSISQPFLKTLTFWLAVIFLSFGLIAPRNALALVTILLGAVSIASAIYVIVDLDTPFTGPIVISSVPMRDALDHLRR from the coding sequence ATGTCCGAAGTCGGTTCGACCGTGGTGATTTTCGCTCTCTTGCTGATCGCGACCGGCGTGGGCGTGTGGGTGCGGCCGCTGTTGCCTGAAGAGCACAAGGCGCATGAAACCGTGCAGTTGATCCAGCTGGTGATCGGCATGCTGGTGACGTTCGCCGCGCTGGTACTCGGCTTGATGACGGCATCCGCGAAGTCCAGCTTCGACACGGCTTCCAATGATTTGCGCGCCTACGCAGCCGATCTGATCGAGTTCGACACGACCTTGCGCCAATACGGCGCGGATACCGATCCGGCCCGGCACCTGTTGCGCCAGTACACGGCGGCGGCGATTGCCTCGACGTGGCCCGGCGAAACCCCGCCCACCGGCGAATACCCGAAAGACATCGGCTCGCAGGACAACTCGCAGAAACTGGAGAACGTGCGGCTCGGCGATATGCTGACCGCCGTGGGCAGGGAGTTACGGCAATTGCGGACCCACGATCCATTACAGCAACGCGCGCTCGACGACGGATTGGCGCAATACCGGCGCGTGGTGGACGCGCGGTGGAAGATCATCGAGGAAGCGCACAGCTCGATTTCCCAGCCGTTCCTCAAGACACTGACCTTCTGGCTGGCCGTGATCTTTCTGAGTTTCGGCCTGATCGCGCCGCGCAACGCGCTGGCGTTGGTCACGATTTTGCTCGGCGCGGTGTCGATTGCTTCCGCGATCTATGTGATCGTCGACCTGGATACGCCGTTTACCGGGCCGATTGTCATCTCCAGTGTGCCCATGAGGGACGCGTTGGACCATTTGCGCCGGTAA
- a CDS encoding CoA ester lyase: MDARSYLFVPGDRPERFSKALDTGADAVVIDLEDAVAPAAKLAARDGLQRWLSTADPARLIVRVNAVGTPWHVADVEMVRASGIATLMLPKSDSAQQLADVAARLPAAMRIVALIETVAGVVAMREIAAVPSVTRLAFGTVDFCGDAGIEGLGIELNYVRSQMVIESRYAGLAAPVDGVTLELDDLARLTEHVAAARRFGFGGKLCIHPRQVDPVNSGFAPSEDERRWAARVLAACREHPEGAFAVDGKLVDRPVIERAKRIAEFDTLTR; the protein is encoded by the coding sequence ATGGACGCACGCAGTTATCTGTTCGTACCGGGCGACCGGCCCGAGCGCTTCAGCAAGGCGCTCGACACGGGCGCCGACGCGGTGGTGATCGATCTCGAAGACGCGGTTGCGCCGGCGGCGAAGCTCGCCGCGCGCGATGGCCTGCAACGCTGGCTGTCGACTGCGGATCCCGCGCGGCTCATCGTCCGCGTCAACGCGGTGGGCACACCGTGGCATGTCGCCGATGTGGAGATGGTGCGGGCCTCCGGCATTGCCACGTTGATGCTGCCTAAGTCGGACAGCGCGCAGCAACTCGCCGACGTCGCCGCGCGGCTGCCGGCGGCGATGCGCATCGTGGCGCTCATCGAAACCGTCGCCGGTGTGGTGGCGATGCGGGAAATCGCCGCCGTGCCGTCGGTCACGCGGCTTGCGTTCGGCACCGTGGATTTTTGCGGCGATGCCGGCATTGAAGGACTCGGCATCGAACTGAATTACGTACGCTCGCAGATGGTGATCGAATCGCGCTATGCGGGCCTCGCCGCGCCGGTCGATGGCGTGACACTGGAGCTCGACGATCTCGCCCGCCTGACGGAGCACGTGGCCGCCGCGCGGCGCTTCGGCTTCGGCGGCAAGCTGTGCATACATCCGCGCCAGGTGGATCCGGTCAACAGCGGTTTCGCGCCCAGCGAGGACGAGCGGCGGTGGGCGGCGCGTGTTCTCGCGGCGTGTCGCGAGCATCCGGAAGGCGCGTTCGCGGTGGACGGCAAACTGGTCGACCGGCCGGTCATCGAGCGGGCGAAAAGGATTGCTGAATTCGACACGCTCACGCGGTGA
- a CDS encoding GntR family transcriptional regulator: MATTVLGQQPRYMQLAQTLLNEIQGGQFPIGTLLPTEFELCEQFGASRFTVRQAIKQLEQRGLVDRRPGIGTRVKAIQSETAYRQVMERLSDLHRYTSDTELEIESTQTVEIDDAELLERLSAKPGETWLLAEGIRRSPDSVEPICHTQVYIHPAFRSLTGLSGRTHVPIYTLIEKQFGEQIAEVQQEIRAVALPAALAQRLNAKPRSPALWLCRRYLNRRAQVVELTISVHPADRYSYSETFQRDWHAN, encoded by the coding sequence ATGGCCACGACAGTCCTCGGGCAACAGCCGCGCTACATGCAACTGGCACAGACGCTCCTGAACGAGATTCAGGGCGGACAGTTTCCCATCGGCACGTTGCTGCCGACCGAGTTCGAGCTCTGCGAGCAGTTCGGCGCGAGCCGCTTCACGGTGCGCCAGGCGATCAAGCAACTGGAGCAGCGCGGTCTGGTGGACCGGCGGCCCGGCATCGGCACCCGCGTGAAAGCCATACAAAGCGAGACCGCGTACCGGCAGGTGATGGAGCGCCTGAGCGACCTGCACCGCTACACGTCGGACACGGAGCTGGAGATCGAGTCGACGCAAACCGTCGAGATCGACGACGCCGAACTGCTCGAGCGGCTCAGCGCGAAGCCGGGCGAGACCTGGCTGCTGGCCGAGGGCATTCGCCGTTCACCGGACAGTGTCGAGCCGATCTGTCACACGCAGGTGTATATCCATCCGGCGTTCCGCTCGTTGACAGGCCTGAGCGGCCGCACGCATGTGCCGATCTACACGCTGATCGAAAAGCAGTTCGGTGAGCAGATCGCCGAAGTGCAGCAGGAAATCCGCGCGGTCGCGCTGCCGGCGGCGCTGGCGCAACGTCTGAACGCGAAGCCGCGTTCGCCCGCGCTGTGGTTGTGCCGCCGTTATCTGAACCGGCGTGCGCAGGTGGTCGAGCTGACCATCAGCGTGCATCCGGCGGACCGCTACAGTTATTCCGAAACATTTCAACGCGACTGGCACGCCAACTAG